The window ccctctttccgtCACGTctgccccccttctccctacAGTGTCGATCTCCTACCCtctcacctcctctttcgcACCTCAGCGAGGATGTAAGCCAGGCGCTGCAGTAACGATATCCCCTTTAGTTCTCGCTTCATCCAACCCGCCCACCGTAGCATCGTCCTACGACAGCCCTGTCATTCTCTCTGACTTGGCTGCTCTTtacctctcttcctcctgtctcccgcccctctcccccacccgcCTGACTCTCGCCGCACCGCTGGAAGCGGTCCCGTTATCATCGGCCAATTCCACTACGCTGTTCACTAAGCCTCGCGCAATGGGACAGCCGCGCTCATACAACGGTCACAGCGATACTTTTTTCTCATTTGCGGGCACGACGCCATATTTTAGTCACAGCGTCAGCCGAGACTCGACGAGGCAATGAAAACGAcatggggtgggggggaaggaggcgcgCGTACCGATGCACAGAAACACGGCAGCTGTAGGCCGTCTGCGCTCGCTGTACACCTCCTTGCCGCCCCCGTAGCAAGCGGGAGCTGGCGCCATCACGGTCTCCTCCGCAGCTCAGTTGCTAACACCGCAGCTCCACTCATTGAGgcgacagctgcagcaggcatgCACTAGCACTTCGCCGTCGTCCGGCGGGGGATCCTTTAATGACGACGGCCACACGCCTAGCTGCGAGTTGCCAAGCTCCAATTTCACAAGGGAGAATGTGCGAGAGGGCCAGAATGCTGTTGCACGCGGTGACTTAGTCAGCAACGATGGCCTGCTGCACGGAAAGGGCGGGCACCACGGAGCGGAAGACGACAGCCACTGTCAACCCGTGCTCACACCGTCCTCCTATCGTCGTCGCCTTCACCACGACTCAAGCTACGCGACATCGTCAAGGACGAGAGAAGACCGCCTAAgaagcagtgctgctgagcagcagccTGCCTGCTGCGCGTGGGTCAGCCCAGCGGCGGTGTTCCACGTTTTGGCCGTCCCTTCGCCTCTGGCATCGACTCGCTCGGCTAGGCCCCATTCATCAGCACTGATTCTCCGTAGACGCCGTGCGTATGTCGGACTGGAATGCCCAGCCGCATTTGCAGTCGCCTCCGGCAGAAAATTTGTCAACGGCTTTCTTACACGCTGGCCTCTTCCTTGTTAGGTCCTCGTCCTTCCGCGTCACAACAGTGAGAAGCGGGTTCGGGGACTGCCGTCGGCACGCCCGACCGCAACATCTGTTCTGCGCAGGTCCATGCAAAGTCGTCATGCGCACTGCCGCCCGCGCGGCTCACAAAGGGCTCGTGCTCCTCATTCTCATCACTATGCACGACCTCAACGGactcgcagcgccgccggtaGGGCGATGCTTATCGTGAACAACCTTATTCACCCTGCTGCGTGCCGTCGTGCAGCTCCAATCCACAGTGGCCATGGTCTACGTCAAGTCTGCGCGCGTTGTAGTAGctcatctctccctctctcgagCCTGATGTCTCGTTCTGCATCCTCCTCTCAACTACTCCCCtccatcccccctcccaatCTGCCACCGCGGAAAAACAGCATTTGTCGACTACAGAGCAAAGGGGCAACAACAGCGGTGAATTGGCACTGCTGGGTGAACGCCGCCCTCATGATAGCCCCATCCCCTGCAGCGCCTGGTCCTCCGCTCTACCCCTGCCCCCATTCCTCAAAcaccgtctccctctcccttacTTGACCCATcatgacacacacacacacatcatcatcatcatcatcgtcatACAAGCACGGATGTGTACCTGATCTCCCAGAAGAACTCAGCGTTGTCAAAGCGAAAGGCACTCCACCGCAGAAACACTGACTCTCGTAGATTGGCTTCGCGGCGGAGGCAAAACAGGAGGACGCACCGCAAAATCTCCTCAGTCACAGACACGCCCTCACTGCAATGCCACCGTTTAGtggcaagaagaagaaggagcagcTACAGatgaagcggcagcgcaagcGGGATGAGGAAGAGCGTTCGAAGGTGCGCGACCGGGAGCgggagaagctgcgcgaggacCTCGTGGAGCGCGGCGACGATGCCTCCGAGGACGTCATTGATGCTCTCCTACGCAAGCGAGCGGATCTGCAGGACCCAGCACGTGGACGCCGTGCTCGACAGcgtgaaaaagagagcaccGCTGCATCGACTTCTGCGCATCGCAAAGCTGGCGGTGGCTGTGATGACAAAGACTACCAGTCTGACAGCAGTGCAGCATCGAATGACTCGGATGGCGAATGTGGAAACCAGatgcggtgcagcacactGTCGACAATGATGTACAACGCGGACCGTCATCATGGGGTGCGCAGCATCTTCGCCAAAGAAACCGCCGCCGTCATTGCTGCCCGCAAGCAGCTGAACTATCGACCGATTCCGTGCCGGACAACGATGCCGCCAACAGGCATTGCGTTTGGCGAGTGGTTTGCCTTTCCATCCTCTGCGTCCTCAGCCGCGGCCGTGGTttcaccggcggcggcaggcgtGAGCTCCaggcgtggcggcgctggggaCGGCGGGGATGCTGGCCAAGTGAACGCGGAGGAAAACCTTGCCGTCATCGCggcggagaagcagcgccgcatggAGCGTCCGTTGGTGTCGTCTGCCGGAGATGCGCTCGGCGGCGTGAGTAGCAGTGTGTTCTTCCCGTTCGCGGTGGAACTGCCCTCGCGAGGCTGGCACGTTGGAACCGAAGGCAGAGCAGTGGTGGAAGATGAAAACACGGTAAGGGCTGGTGCTAGTGGTGCTTCAACCCAACTGCAGTCGGGCCGATCGAGAGCGGCAACTCCTCGAGCACCTGTGGACGACTCCGCCACCTCGCCGTCGAAAGGCAGACACGGGGGGACAACGTGCGCGGGACAATGCAGCTCAGACCAGAATGAAGTAAGTGATGCTGGAAGCAACGACAGCAATGCGTCCGCAGTTCACACAGGTGTCACTTCTGCAAAGGAGCATCAAGACAACGCACAGTACATCAAGAGCATTGAGGAAAGGCGGTTCGGCCTCTACACAGACTGCGTGGACGCTTACCCCTTTCCTACTGCGCTCGAGGGCCTCGAGGTGAGCTCCTACGAACGGAACTTGGAGGtgtggcagcagctctgGCGCACTGTCGAGCTGAGTGACGTCCTTGTCGTCGTGGCCGATGCGCGATACCCCATCATCCACGCCCATCTCGGTCTTCTCACCTACATTGCGAAAGAGACGCGCAAGCCGTGCGTGTTTGTGCTGAACAAGGAAGACCTCGTTCCAGCCTCCACGCTGCAGTGCTGGCAGCGATTCCTTTATCGCTACTTGGAGGACCTGGGCTTCTTCGTGGAGCCGCTGgatgcagcagagcagctggGAGAGAAGGATACCAAGTGTTGCCGCAGCGAAGGCCTTGCGAAGGGAGGTTCCGTGAGTGGGCGCATTGTACTGCGCACCTTCACCGCCAACCCGAGACCTGAAACGGCGGGACAACGCGACGGTGAGGTGGATGTAACACGGCGGCAGAAGAACCGGAAGAAGGCGAACGCGCACATGTATGAGAAGCTGCGCACTGGTCGGCTAAACGTGGCGACGCACCTTGGCGGCCGCcagcgcgctgctgcaggcggcagcgacagcgaagaggaTGATGAGTTCTGTTACGGCGCCACGGAACTGTTTGTGGGGATGCAGGCCGCTCAGTACGCACTTCAGCAGGATCGCCGCGCCTACAAGGAGCTCGAGGTGGTCGCTGGCAAGATCGCCGAGCTGCTGGCGACCTGCCGCCGCTTGGGCACTTTGGCGCGTGCCGCGGCGCAGGGAGAGAatgccgctgcggtggaaCGGTCAAATGCAgcctcgccgccgtcatCGATGTACGCAACATCGTCGTTGCCGTGCGTAGCACCACGCGCAGCAcaaaagaaagcgaagaagaggcgtTTGGCTCGTCACGGTGGCTTGGCCGGCGCTCCTACCGGTGACGACTCCGGAAACGAGAAGAGCGATGACGCTATAGAGGACCGGGCGTCAGACAGTCCTTCGTACCTCCACATTGGCTTCATTGGTCACCCCAACGTGGGCAAATCATCCCTGCTCAACTGCATTCGCGGCACGAAGGTGGTCTCGGTGAGTCCCACGCCAGGCCACACAAAACACATTCAGACAATTCCAGTGCCGGAAGCGCACTTGACGTTAGTGGACAGCCCTGGCTTGGCCCTTCCCGTCTTCGGCGTGCCGCCCCCACTGCAGGCTGTCCTCGGGACGCACCAGATCGCTCAGACACGCGACCCCCAGACCAGCATCAGCTTCCTGGCGGCGTATCTGCCCATTGAGAAAATGTACGGAATGCAGCGGCCCGAGTACGCGCTATCAGAGGATGGCTGGAGCTCGCACGAGCTGTGTGAAGCATATGCAAAGAAGTGCGGCCTCTTCGTGAAGCATGGCAAGGGGGCCCTCGATGTCCACCGTGCGGCCATTGCCCTTCTGCAGGAGGCCTACGAGGGGCGGCTCGCCCTCTTCTACGCACCACCAGAGCTGAATCTTCTGCAGTCCACGTGGTATCGCGAGCGCATTCGCCCACATCTTCTGCTGCCGGTATTCAAACCTACTCTTCTCCCCAGCACGCCATAGCAGTGAGGGGACACAGCAGTCAAAGGGAGCTAGCAACTAGTGTTGTTGGCATGATCCTCCGCTTTTTAGTCTCCGCCGTGTAGGTGTATGATGGGCGTTACACCTCGCGTGTTGGCCTGTCTCCCTCTCATAGTTCTTGTTGGCACGCCTCCCGTGcttacacacacgcatactTACACATCACCAtctgccctctctcccccttcctctgttCTGCTTGGGTGTTCGTGCTCTCGCATCAGCACACGAGCAAACGTCGGCCCCTCATCTGTTGGGGCATGAGTAGTTGGGAGTAACGGCACtgatgcagcagcaatcccctctctctcttcttctttcctgaCTGCGTGTTCGTGTATGTGGCGCCGTCCCCtgtcgcctccctcccccgttGCTCTACGTGCTTGCGCATGGGGAAGGCGAAAGCGCTTTCTCACTTGCCCACCTCTTTCTGAGTGCACGCTGCTTGAtgcctttctccctctctcttcatttctctacagcagcagccccccaTGCCTTACCGCCTCTTATCGCCCTGTCTCCGTCTTCCAACCTACGTTTCTTTTTGCTTTTGCCTCCCACGTGTCTCTGTGCTCTGGGGATGCGCctatgtgtgtatgtggggggCTGGGTGGGGGCATCACTCACTTCACCTCTCCCTGGGCGTCTTCCGCATCGGGCTAGCATTCAAGTCATCACAGCATCATTCATCACCCTTGActactcccccccctccctcctctccttctttcgTTCTCACTTACCTGCCCGCGCAATGAGTGCCATTACGGAGAAGTACACCTTCAAGGATGACTATGTCAGTCCGCGTGGCATTCCGAAGGTCGCCTTTGTCGAGAacgtggcggagctggtCAAGTCGAGCGGCGACAGTGCCgagacgctgctgaagcggtTCAGTGAGCAGTACAGCAAATACAAGCTCGCGGAGCACCGACTGATCCGCACGATGGCCAACCTCGAGGCGAAGATTCCGGACATCAAGAAGACGCTGCAGACCCTGGCGTTTCTGAAGAAATCGCTAGTGGAAGAGAACGGCGGCAAAGGCTTTACGACGAACTACGGACTGACGGAGAGTATTTTCTGCCAGGCTAAGGTGCTGCCACAGAAAACGGTGCACCTGTGGCTTGGTGCAAACGTCATGGTCGAGTACACGTATGAGGAGGCCATGCAGTTGCTGGAGCGCAACCTGCAGAGCGCCACAGAGAACCTCGCGACAACGCAGGAAGACCTGGCGTGGctgcaagagcagcagaccATCTTGGAAGTGAACACGTCGCGACTGTACAACTACGACGTCGTGGAGCGCCGTAAGAaaagcgaggaagaggcaaaGATGTGAATGCCAATGCGGTGATGGCGCACCGTAGCGGTtggaggagggcagcgccGTGCTTTCGGTTTCTCTCACACGCAGGTTTCCAGGTTGGATCGGGACGAAAGGGGGAGGTGctggagagagtgagagactccgcggagagagaggggggggggggcgcggTGCTGGATGCCCGACTCGGCGCGCGCATGTCTAGGCGTGCACTTGCGGTGTCGGCAATGATAAGGGCAGGCAAAACCGCCCCCATACTCCTCTTCTTCCGGCAAAGCACTTCAGTACACATCCACATCTGTCAAGTGGCGCACCTCTCTTTCACCGCCCTtctctcgccgccgccgcctctcctgCGAGCTACTCGGGGAAGCACTCGCCTGCGCGTGGCATCCCCGAgtatgtgggtgggtgggtgtgcagtGACACGGATGAAGAagaacgaaagagaaagggggagatTCAGCCAGCATCTGCAggcagcggggggaggaggtaCGTAGGTGGCGATGGAGAGTAGAtggggggggcagggggagtATCGGAGATGTTCGCCCTTGTCCGTCTGTTTCCCTACCATTCTTCTATAGGGTGCATTATCCatctctcgttctctctgtGAAGTCGATGAGGCTAAGTCGCCTGGGTCCCACGGCATTCGGTGGTGTGCCGACTTGGGATGAGAAAAGAGgtagaaaagagaagcaacgcAGTGTGAACAGGCCGACGCGGACATGTACATGATGCTTTGGGTTCGCGCTGCAGCCCGTGCGGCGTACCATTCTCTGGTGAGGGTACAGGTGGTCTTCTACAGGAAGCGGGGAgatggtgcagcagctcctctcgCGCGTGCACTCGTCGTGGAACGCACTCTCAGCAACCACTTCTGACAATGCTTCACCTTTCCTTCatcccttcttcccctcccccccccccctcctcctctcatcTTCATCGTTGTTCTTCGAGTGGACCTCGCTCCTTCAAAATAGAGTCACTCACAGCCCGACCACGATGAGGCGGCCGTCACTGTCACTGCAGGTGAGCTGGCATCATCGAAGCTACGGATGCAGCACTGCGGCGGGCGCCGGTGATGATAAgctgcgacgctgcgcaAGACCGGTGTCGTCGGCTCAAACTTCGGGCGTAGTCTTTCGTATGGGCATCAACCCACCATCGGAAGTGTTGAGGACAAGAGTAATCtcgtccccctctcccctatTCGCACAGTGGCAGCAACGGCGCCACGTGTGCGATGTGGTTACTGCATCAGCACTACGATTGCATaatgccgccgccggtgagGCGATTACAGATAGCCGGCTCACAGGCAATCTTTCAACAGCCCCACTCGGGCCACCAACTGTGTGTCCCccatcctcctccaccgccaacACGTCGGGTTTGACCCCTGACACGTCGGAAGCCTCACTTGTGATACAGCTGCAGATGCTCACAAAGAAATACCGAGGAAAGCCAaacagccacagcagcaaggcGGTTGTCGACAGCCGTACCACAGGGGCAGATGTGCCGGTGTTGGCAAAGTCGGCCGGTGCCCTGACAGATCTCTTGAGTGACGCTGCCGTGGGTGTGAGCGGCAGTGGGGACGACAGGGCCTTAACGCTTTCGCATAACAGTGAACCAGCCTGGCAGCGAGGGCTTGAGCTTGTGCAGACCGCctcgtgcgccactgcagaaGTCATGGAGTGGCTCTTGTTCCTCTGCCTACGTAGTACCCAAGCTGCAGCGGAGGCTGCCGACTCGCTCGCTGGGGCACCGCTGGAGGTGTGCGAAGGGGTCTACGGCGCTTGGAGGGAGCTGCATCGAGGCCAGAAGCTAGAAAGTGATGCGACAGCAGTTGTGGACAACACtgtggcagccgcagcatcaGCACATGAGCTACAACCgtcctcgctgctgacgtCGGACCCGTCTTCTTCCGCTCGAGTTCAGCCTCAACGTCACCGCTCACCTTTCAGTCCTAAAGGCGTTCACCACCACTACGCCACGTATCTCCTGCGCGACCTTCACCACGCACAGACGGCCGCCGCGTCGTACAAGACAACGCacaagggcagcagcggaaccAATGGCGACGTCGACGACGATAAAGTATCGACACCCACCAAGGACTTGGATGCGACACAGACGACGCTGATGCATCACGCGCATTACCTGGTTCACAGGGTGCTGGAGGTTCTCCTGGTACATCTTCCACAAGAcgaagcggtggcggcagcggcaggtccGGCTACGAAGGCTGCGGAGCAGCCCTACGGTGTGGAAGGCGTGCTCTCGCGGCATCGACAAGCTTCTCTGCGCCCCACAACTGCCTTGCTAGTTATGGAAGCGGTGCGCCATGCAGCGCAACTTCATAGGCAATCATCCGCGTTGTACAGCGTTGGCTCGTCTGACAACTTTCCCCTCCTGTCTTACCTCTGGGAGGCGGCGCATAACCGAAGTTTATCGCAGGACGCACCGGCGATGCCGCCTTCGCTGACTAACTCCGCTcttgcggcagtggcgcgcgAGACCTTCGAGACGATTATGAGAAGCTCAGCAACGGCGCCAACCCACACGCTCGCAGGTACTTCGCAACAAAAGCAGCACCATCGTCTGCAGGACGACGCCCTTGCCCTTTACGTGGCCTTCCTCGCGACCATCTGCATGCCTGCTATGCCACAGAGCCGCCTTGAGATTGAGTTGCAGGCCATTGAGTGTTTTGTTCTAGCTCGCTCACCGACAGCACGCCAGTTCAGCgtgccgtcgcagcagcagcagcaccaggagCAGGCGCTCAGCAATGGCCCACCGCGATCCCTCATCGGCGCTGATCGAACGACTCATGATCAATGTGGGTCTGCATCCAGTGCATCAGCtctggcagcagctgccggtATGCGGTGGCTGCTGGCCACGTATCTAAgcccgtcgtcgtcggcgccagTCTCAGGACCAAGAGCGGAAGCAGCCCACTCTCAGTGGGACCTTACACGCGACACCGTTGTGACTGCGCTCTGCCGGTCAAACTCTCTGCTCACACCGAGCAGTTGCGAGCCCTCTTCAGCCACTCACGCCTCCGATCAAGATGCACGTGTCACGCCGTTGCGTACCCCACCCACTCCACTGCCGTGGTGTGCATGGATGCTGCAAGTTCTTATCCACGATGATGCTCTtcgtcagcagcaggaacAGGGGTCAGGAACAGCATCCTTGGGCGGCTTAATACGTAGCGATGCCGACGAGATGTCGACGCTGGCACTCTCCATTCAGTTGGTCATGGAGCTCCGGCGCCACTCTCAAGCGACTCTTGCCCGTCATGGGCGTCCATGGTTGAAGGAGCATCGGCTACTGCAGTTGGTTTGGGCAACGTTGCTTGGTGCCACTGTACGAGGTGAGCTTCTCCCCACCAACTCttgccgcgctgccgctgacagCGGTTGTACGACACTCCACAGCGCAAGGACAAGGGTTCGTCCTCACTGCGGAACGCCCGCCGTGCTGCAGAGGCTGTGCTACCCGCATTACGATAAGAcgcagtggcgccgccggTCTGTCAATCTTTACTTGCAGCTTCTCGACCAGTGGGGCGAGTCAACGCAAGTACGGCTGGTATTTGCGACAGTAGCGCGGCGCGAGCGTGATTGGCAGCTGGAGGTGCAcaaggcggtgctggcggagcGCCGGGGACTCGTCCGTGTTGGTAATGCGGTCGAGGGCTGCGGTGAGGATGACTCCACAAGCATAGGCGACAGCAGAGTAAAGAAGGGCAACATGGTGGAGAGTCAAACCGCCGCATCCACAGCTACCGAAGACCCACACAAGACTCTGCTGGTGAGGGTCTTCCGTCGGTATCGCCCCGCCCTCAACCTCGAGTCGTGCCTCATAACACTGCGACACTGTGGTGTGCCGAGGCGAACTCTTGCAGAGTTGTGGGACGGGCCGGCGGGTGCCAAGGATGACAACGAGGATAGTGTTGGCGCTCCTGTGGCTGCAGCAGAAATCAAGCTCGCAGGGGAGGTGCTGCAATACATGATCTGTTCACTGCACGTTATGGTGCACCACTGCGCACCGAGTGGCGGTAATGCGGATGCGAACGATGAGCAGAGAGACTGGGCAGATGACACGAAAATGCCGCGCACGTCCCGGGCTGCTGGCGACCCTGGAGCAAACCTGGAGAGCAGGACTATAGAGGCAGATGGCCTTCCTGTTTCGCACTGGGTGGAGTGGATACGCAAGTCATGTGTGCCGGCGTTAGCGCACCTCTACCAGTCTGCAGGGCTGGAGGATGCATGGGAGCAGCTGAGGCACGGGCGCCTGTAGCACCGAAGGTAGCAAGAGCTGTCGAGGAAggtagagggagagggagaattGTGCTAAAGGGATGCGTGTTCATCCTGCTAGGCACACCCACGTCGAGGGGTGGTAGGggcgggggaagaggggtaTTGAGGAATGGCGCATGTATCGGATTCTGTTCATGTTTTGCGCGTCTCTCGGAACGGCGCCTTCTGAGGACGACTGCAGGCCTTTATGGcctttctgctctctctctctccccaccccaccccagcatacccctccgcctcccctccccatttCCACCTGCGGTCTTGTCGTTGTGAGttgagtgtgtgggtgtgtgtttaCGCGCTTCCGTGTTAGCGCCGAAGTGGAGGGCTCAAGCTGAAAGAAATGCGGCACGAAGTGGGAAcaaaaaggcaaaaaaaaaaaaaacggtgGGCATCGACGTACTCGCACCTTCTGAGATGCAGAAGGCTTTCCATGGAGAAGGTGCAGGTCCTTCGTCATCATCATCACACTCGCACAGTTCTTTGCTGACTTCACGGGCGCAGTGGAGGCATACGCCAAGCAGGGCACtgcactcctcctctccctcctaaCTCTACCTCATGACACACTGTCATGAACAGAGGGCGGTGCCTACAGCGAaatctgtttttttttcctttttcaTACTCTGTAGGCGGTCTTCCTCATTCCTTCTACCTCCCTCTAATCCTTTCACGATCTCCATCATACTCGTCCCTCCTCCATCTTACCCCACTCCTCGGTTCGCTCTTTCGGCTGCCGATGTAACCTCTCCACTCGCCCTACATAGCGTGCTTACCTCCATCACTGCTCATCAAGCTGCATGGATCACCTACACAGCCTTGTCACaatttttttccttcgttgGTGCACCTCGGTCCGTGCATTTCACTCGGCGTAAGCTCTGCACTGGCACCGCTGACGTCTTccaagcagcccccccccctcccctccctcttccccttccttctcgcCCCTTCCACCATTCGTTCTCCTCAGTTTATTCCGAGACCCTTTCCACAAGTCATCGGTATCTCCTCTTTCTATTCTCCTACCAGCCCCTCCGACTCTTCTCTCTAACAACAGCTCCTCATCACCTTTACCTCGACCataccccctcctccccaccccctcccaaCTCTCTACagccactctctctctctctctctctctctgtgcgtgatacctcacacacacacagacagagagagagagagagagaagcgcttCAAGAAGGCGCATAGTGGGCAATAACgcgctttcctttccttttttatTCCGATTTGATTACTTCCCCATCGCGCACCTTCacctcgccttctccctcctcttcttcctcccctgTACCTCTACGCTCAGCTCGCTATAGTTTGTGTCTGCGTACTTGTGCTGCCTACAAGTCGGTGGCCAAAACCGAAGAGGGACGAGATCTcgagagagagtgaggaaaAGCGCCTCATCAGCAGGCACCGCGCTGCGTTGTTTtgtcgctctttttttttgtttccctTTTGCCTTTCAGACCAAACAACCGCGCGCTCGCCCTcctactcccccctccctccctctctccctcgtgtCGCACATAATCGCGCGCGTATTGTCTAGTTATTGGGGGTGTATATTTTTTAAGGGGACTCTCCGCCCTCATCACCTCAGCCAGTCTCTTGTCTCTATCCCCTCCCCGTattgctctcttctctgtgttcTAGAGGAGCGTTACTGCTGAGGccgcatcacacacacacacgccctgCTGTTCTTATtggtttctctttcttccccttaTTCTGCCGCTCATAGGCACACAAGTGCGCAGCAGATGGGTGCAGGTAACATTTCAAAGCACTCCCGTGGAGGGGGGACGTTGTCGACGACTGGTGGCGTGCCAGGGGCGGCCGCCACGAAGGCGACAGCGAATCCACGCGACCAAGTAGACGCACCTAAATCTGCAGCGcccagcggtgccgccgcagcagccgggACCAAACCCGACGCTGTCGTCTCGTACAAAAAGGGGGACATGCTCCGTGTCATTGTGCGCTTGCTTAAGCCAGGTgagacgctgccgcaggagGTGGGGCGGGTGATGGAAGGGGCACCGATCTCTGGGCACGACATTCCCcctccgccacagcagcagcagacgagcAAAGAGGAGACGACTTTCGGGTGGTTTGTCGAGGACCTGGAGCGGCCAGGCACGTGGGAGCCATACACAAAGGAGTCAGCGGACCGTCTGGAGGACGCCTTCCTGAGCATGCGCAACACGTGCACGGTCGTCATGAAGAAACGAAGCTACATCGTAGACCTGCAGAccatgcagcagcggcctgcGGCGTCGGCTGGAACCGCCAACACATActccgcgcagcagcagcgcacccgcgAGGTGAAACGGGCGCCGGTGGTCACCTACACTGATCCCAACACAGGTGAGGTGAAGACGCGAGAGGCGCCGCCGAAAATGCTGGACCCCTTcgcggaggacgaggaggatggcaACGACCAACAGCCACAGAATATTAGCGAAGGTGACGGTGACGtcgtcggtggtggtgatggtaCGGGTGAGGCTACCGTAGCCGCAGTAGCCAGGGACGGTCGTCTGCCGCATCTCATCCGGACTGTTATACCACACACCGCGTCGATCTACACGATGGAGTGCACGCCGGACGTGCAGCAGCTTTGCCCGGAGGCACGTGCTGTCGTCGAGCCTACTGGGGGCCCATTGATACTGTCTGGTGGTCGTGACGTGCAGCTGCTAGAGTGGAGCATTCAAACCAGCACCGTTGTCACGCGCTATGAGCTGCCTCGAGTATCGCCCAAGAACTCTGTGTTGACGGCCAATTACTCTTCGACGGCCAAGTGGATAATCGCTGGGCTGGACGACTGCACCGCGCGCCTGTACGCCATCGGGAAGCCGAACGAGGTCTATCGCCTGGAGGGGCATAACCACAAGGTGtacggcgctggcgcgctgGCGGGTGACTCGCAGGTCGCAACGGCGAGTATGGACTCTCGGGTGAAGCTGTGGGACATCGCGACGGGGGACTGCGTGCGCACAGTGGTGCCTCACAATTCCTACATCTTTGCTCTTCGGTCTCACCTGACCGACCCGAATATTGCCCTGACCGCCGGTGAAGACCGCAGAGTCTGCA is drawn from Leishmania braziliensis MHOM/BR/75/M2904 complete genome, chromosome 26 and contains these coding sequences:
- a CDS encoding guanine nucleotide-binding protein-like protein; translated protein: MPPFSGKKKKEQLQMKRQRKRDEEERSKVRDREREKLREDLVERGDDASEDVIDALLRKRADLQDPARGRRARQREKESTAASTSAHRKAGGGCDDKDYQSDSSAASNDSDGECGNQMRCSTLSTMMYNADRHHGVRSIFAKETAAVIAARKQLNYRPIPCRTTMPPTGIAFGEWFAFPSSASSAAAVVSPAAAGVSSRRGGAGDGGDAGQVNAEENLAVIAAEKQRRMERPLVSSAGDALGGVSSSVFFPFAVELPSRGWHVGTEGRAVVEDENTVRAGASGASTQLQSGRSRAATPRAPVDDSATSPSKGRHGGTTCAGQCSSDQNEVSDAGSNDSNASAVHTGVTSAKEHQDNAQYIKSIEERRFGLYTDCVDAYPFPTALEGLEVSSYERNLEVWQQLWRTVELSDVLVVVADARYPIIHAHLGLLTYIAKETRKPCVFVLNKEDLVPASTLQCWQRFLYRYLEDLGFFVEPLDAAEQLGEKDTKCCRSEGLAKGGSVSGRIVLRTFTANPRPETAGQRDGEVDVTRRQKNRKKANAHMYEKLRTGRLNVATHLGGRQRAAAGGSDSEEDDEFCYGATELFVGMQAAQYALQQDRRAYKELEVVAGKIAELLATCRRLGTLARAAAQGENAAAVERSNAASPPSSMYATSSLPCVAPRAAQKKAKKRRLARHGGLAGAPTGDDSGNEKSDDAIEDRASDSPSYLHIGFIGHPNVGKSSLLNCIRGTKVVSVSPTPGHTKHIQTIPVPEAHLTLVDSPGLALPVFGVPPPLQAVLGTHQIAQTRDPQTSISFLAAYLPIEKMYGMQRPEYALSEDGWSSHELCEAYAKKCGLFVKHGKGALDVHRAAIALLQEAYEGRLALFYAPPELNLLQSTWYRERIRPHLLLPVFKPTLLPSTP
- a CDS encoding prefoldin-like protein; translated protein: MSAITEKYTFKDDYVSPRGIPKVAFVENVAELVKSSGDSAETLLKRFSEQYSKYKLAEHRLIRTMANLEAKIPDIKKTLQTLAFLKKSLVEENGGKGFTTNYGLTESIFCQAKVLPQKTVHLWLGANVMVEYTYEEAMQLLERNLQSATENLATTQEDLAWLQEQQTILEVNTSRLYNYDVVERRKKSEEEAKM